One Bacillota bacterium DNA segment encodes these proteins:
- the galU gene encoding UTP--glucose-1-phosphate uridylyltransferase GalU yields the protein MSSSFKVTKAVIPAAGLGTRFLPATKAQPKEMLPLIDKPIIQYIIEEVVDSGIEDILIVTGRGKRAIEDHFDCCLELEAYLRERNKKEWLEEIRGIANLANIHYVRQCEPRGLGHAVLCARSFVGSEPFAVLLGDDVVVGEDPCLAQMLKVFKEFRGTVLALDWLPFDQVSRYGIISGEEIEPRVLHIRDLVEKPAEEEAPSRWGIIGRYILSPQIFNALEATPPGCGGEIQLTDAIKLLAKEERVFGYAFTGKRYDAGDKFGYLQATVELALKREDLGPLVLGYLKNLVSDSK from the coding sequence CTGAGCAGTAGTTTTAAAGTCACAAAAGCCGTCATCCCGGCAGCAGGGTTGGGAACCCGCTTTCTACCGGCCACCAAAGCACAGCCGAAAGAAATGCTCCCCCTTATTGACAAGCCGATCATTCAGTACATCATTGAAGAGGTCGTAGACTCGGGAATTGAAGACATTCTTATCGTCACCGGCCGCGGCAAAAGAGCTATCGAGGATCACTTTGACTGCTGCCTCGAGTTGGAAGCTTATCTGCGCGAGCGGAACAAAAAAGAATGGCTCGAGGAAATCCGTGGGATTGCCAACCTGGCAAATATCCATTACGTCAGGCAGTGCGAACCACGTGGTTTGGGGCACGCGGTACTCTGTGCGAGAAGTTTTGTGGGTAGTGAACCTTTTGCTGTCCTATTAGGAGACGACGTTGTTGTCGGAGAGGACCCGTGCCTGGCACAAATGTTGAAGGTTTTTAAGGAGTTCCGGGGCACTGTGTTAGCGCTTGACTGGCTGCCTTTCGACCAGGTTTCCCGGTACGGAATCATTTCCGGCGAAGAAATCGAGCCACGGGTGCTTCACATAAGAGATCTGGTGGAGAAACCGGCGGAGGAGGAAGCTCCATCACGCTGGGGTATCATCGGCCGTTATATCCTCAGCCCCCAAATATTCAACGCCCTGGAAGCAACCCCCCCGGGGTGCGGGGGCGAGATTCAGCTAACAGACGCCATTAAACTACTGGCCAAAGAGGAAAGGGTTTTCGGTTATGCCTTTACCGGAAAACGTTACGACGCCGGCGACAAGTTCGGTTACCTGCAAGCAACCGTTGAACTTGCGCTCAAGCGCGAAGACCTGGGGCCGCTGGTTTTAGGATATTTGAAAAATCTTGTTTCGGACTCCAAGTAA
- the murJ gene encoding murein biosynthesis integral membrane protein MurJ, translating to MTTIAAGLMVLTLFSKVLGFLREIILAARLGATPAGDAFKVAGFAPMVLFTAVSLAIPNTLIPLLTERAEKAGPKAVDRYVANLTNSITIVLIVAAGLGMLCTPWIIKLVAPGFKEETYRLTVELSYMLMPCITIMGLLGLTTAYLYFRRAFAFPAASGLVFNLVMITSLLILVPKVGLHGAVAGIILAYLGQCLFLLSCAWRYGYRFRLILDLRDPYLKRMAALALPMLAGSAVTAFTNLFDRVFASYLAPGSIAALDYAVLLTDSAFGIFVLAVGSVYFPALSQSCTRQDWEAYSRQLLRASTMVIYIIFPIAVGLAVTAQPVVSLFFERGEFDARASLMTAAALLFYALGMVGHSLQDIFSKAFYALQDTITPVRNGVAMVIINISLNYFLVKAMGLGGIALSTSIAFTLTAFLLSYGLKRKVQGFNCRLLWIALFKSGLAVLVMGFAIKSCDCLLSQHFSGKTGLLCRVALDFFWGGIVYTTALYLLKVPVFQEFWGRGET from the coding sequence TTGACAACAATCGCGGCTGGACTTATGGTCCTTACCCTTTTTAGTAAAGTACTTGGTTTTCTGCGAGAAATAATACTGGCGGCTCGATTGGGCGCCACCCCGGCCGGAGATGCCTTCAAAGTAGCCGGTTTTGCCCCCATGGTTCTTTTCACCGCAGTATCACTGGCTATTCCCAACACCCTTATTCCATTACTCACGGAACGGGCTGAGAAAGCCGGTCCAAAGGCAGTGGACCGGTACGTTGCGAACTTAACCAACAGCATAACGATTGTGCTGATTGTTGCGGCCGGACTCGGCATGCTGTGTACTCCCTGGATCATAAAGCTGGTCGCCCCCGGCTTCAAGGAGGAGACTTACCGTTTGACGGTTGAGCTGTCTTACATGCTCATGCCGTGTATTACCATCATGGGCCTTTTGGGGCTGACTACGGCGTACCTCTATTTTCGCCGGGCTTTCGCCTTCCCCGCCGCAAGCGGTCTCGTTTTTAACTTGGTGATGATCACTTCCTTGCTGATACTGGTCCCGAAAGTCGGTCTTCACGGGGCGGTGGCGGGGATTATTTTGGCTTACTTGGGGCAATGCCTGTTTTTATTGAGTTGTGCCTGGCGTTACGGCTATCGGTTTCGCCTCATTCTCGACCTACGTGACCCATACCTGAAACGGATGGCGGCGCTTGCCCTGCCAATGCTTGCAGGCAGCGCGGTTACGGCATTCACCAATCTGTTTGACCGTGTTTTCGCCAGCTACCTGGCCCCGGGAAGCATCGCGGCGCTTGATTACGCAGTGCTTCTCACCGACTCCGCCTTCGGGATCTTCGTGTTGGCGGTCGGCAGCGTCTACTTTCCCGCCTTGTCGCAGTCCTGCACCAGACAAGACTGGGAAGCATACAGCCGTCAATTATTGCGGGCGTCGACCATGGTCATTTACATCATTTTCCCCATCGCAGTAGGGCTCGCGGTCACAGCCCAACCGGTCGTGTCCCTTTTTTTCGAGCGGGGGGAGTTTGACGCCCGGGCTTCTCTCATGACGGCCGCAGCGTTATTGTTTTACGCTCTGGGAATGGTGGGGCATTCCCTCCAGGACATATTCAGCAAGGCCTTCTACGCTCTTCAGGACACCATTACGCCGGTCCGGAACGGAGTGGCGATGGTAATAATAAACATCAGCCTGAATTACTTCTTGGTCAAGGCCATGGGACTTGGGGGGATTGCGCTCTCCACCTCCATTGCCTTCACTTTAACGGCGTTTCTACTGTCATATGGCCTGAAGCGAAAAGTTCAAGGGTTTAATTGCCGGCTGCTTTGGATAGCTCTCTTCAAGAGCGGACTGGCGGTTCTTGTAATGGGATTTGCGATCAAGAGCTGCGATTGCCTGCTTTCTCAGCATTTCAGCGGGAAGACCGGGCTGCTGTGCCGCGTTGCCCTCGATTTTTTTTGGGGCGGAATAGTTTATACGACCGCACTCTACCTGCTTAAGGTACCGGTGTTCCAAGAATTTTGGGGACGCGGTGAGACTTAA
- a CDS encoding glycosyltransferase: protein MIKLLHAVYGGTGGAARIVVDIAKNHDRTRFEPAVLLVGYEVDPNYLTELQSCGVQGYFLLKRGQWDWGFLRALRQTILENRPDAVFFHTPVAYFWGRLAVLGLGIKCVVSVEHLATAAHYGLRGRLVNLIQSHLVSDRVICVSRDVKEMVKKALWLPDVKIDVIENGLPVDRCPRADLEALFTEQPVRIKMVSRLDGQKDPATLIKAVKLLKERGFTIGLDFVGDGVLRKDMESLTTELNLSDSISFLGTRTDIPELLQDTDIFVLSTHAEGLSIALLEAMAAGLPCVATAVPGNFDVIEDRVSGLLATENDPVSLCACMTYLIENPESARRMAAAARERVSAKYDIACTVRKYEKVCDEILAGRLKHHKPGLT, encoded by the coding sequence ATGATTAAACTACTCCATGCCGTCTACGGGGGTACCGGCGGCGCAGCCCGTATCGTAGTGGATATTGCAAAGAACCATGACCGTACCCGTTTTGAGCCCGCAGTCCTTTTGGTAGGTTATGAAGTAGACCCGAACTATTTGACGGAATTACAGAGCTGCGGCGTTCAGGGGTATTTTCTGCTGAAACGGGGTCAATGGGACTGGGGATTTCTTCGCGCTTTAAGGCAAACCATTTTGGAAAACCGGCCGGATGCTGTGTTTTTCCACACGCCGGTTGCTTACTTCTGGGGAAGACTTGCCGTCTTAGGGCTTGGGATCAAATGCGTTGTATCCGTGGAACACTTGGCCACGGCAGCCCACTACGGCCTGCGGGGCCGGCTTGTTAACCTGATCCAATCACACCTTGTATCCGATAGAGTAATATGCGTCTCCAGAGATGTTAAAGAAATGGTGAAAAAAGCACTTTGGTTGCCGGATGTAAAAATTGACGTTATCGAAAACGGTCTTCCGGTTGACCGATGCCCTCGCGCTGATCTTGAAGCATTGTTCACCGAACAGCCCGTCCGTATCAAGATGGTGTCCCGTCTTGACGGGCAAAAGGACCCTGCAACCTTGATTAAAGCCGTTAAGCTGCTTAAAGAACGGGGATTTACAATCGGGCTTGATTTCGTGGGGGACGGAGTCTTGCGCAAGGACATGGAATCACTAACCACAGAACTTAACCTTTCCGACAGCATATCTTTCCTCGGCACTCGCACAGATATCCCTGAATTGTTACAGGATACCGACATATTTGTTTTGTCTACTCACGCGGAAGGGTTATCCATAGCTTTACTGGAGGCCATGGCCGCCGGGCTTCCCTGTGTCGCGACTGCGGTACCGGGTAATTTTGACGTGATTGAGGACCGGGTTTCGGGCCTTTTGGCCACTGAAAACGATCCGGTATCCCTATGCGCATGCATGACTTACTTAATCGAAAATCCCGAATCGGCCCGACGGATGGCGGCGGCTGCTAGAGAAAGGGTATCAGCAAAGTACGATATTGCTTGTACCGTACGCAAATACGAAAAGGTTTGCGACGAGATTTTGGCAGGACGACTCAAACACCATAAACCTGGTCTTACTTAG
- a CDS encoding nucleoside-diphosphate sugar epimerase/dehydratase: MSKRIAATLTIDTALLTVAVFLSLYLRWNIVPISFSKDVTVFGILAVIILLLCSYLCGSYHRIWQYAGIHDFLVIILAVTIGIAIIFVAALILKLRFTAAVPAALWLMSLLFLLGTRFIQRLLWGGLFKESRPEKSKRTLIVGAGEAGALIAKTLRSTRTGVGLTPVGFVDDDPEKKALQLCGLKILGTRFDIPDIVRKRQVEEAIIAIPSATIDQIKTIDNICRQAGVGVKVLPSVLHIVQGKQLLEQVHELQMEDLLHRNEVDINLEQVSAYLKDQVIMVTGAGGSIGAELCRQICAFQPRRLLLLGRGENSIYEISLDLSRKWPRVEHVPLIADVRDREKLFAVFARYRPAVVFHAAAHKHVPLMELQPEEAFKNNVFGTLNTAEAAYRHKTERFILISTDKAVNPSSVMGLTKLLAEMIIRYYARFSKKTFAAVRFGNVLGSRGSVVQLFRRQIAMGGPVTVTHPEMRRFFMTVREAVRLVIQAGALAKGGEVFILDMGDPVKILDLAHDMIRLKGLCPGKDIEIKFTCMRPGEKLCEQLLSEKEKTVPSNHRKIHVVANGAFDQALVNLIFTYQEPLTAEKTAVLVDLARAKFNLPKNDVCLGLNE, translated from the coding sequence GTGTCCAAGAGAATTGCCGCGACCTTAACCATAGACACTGCATTACTGACTGTAGCCGTTTTCTTAAGTCTATATCTGCGTTGGAATATCGTCCCTATCAGTTTCAGCAAAGATGTGACGGTTTTTGGTATCCTTGCTGTGATCATTCTGCTCCTATGCTCGTATCTTTGCGGCTCCTACCACCGGATTTGGCAATATGCCGGAATCCACGATTTTCTGGTCATCATACTTGCCGTTACCATTGGAATAGCAATTATTTTCGTTGCCGCACTGATCCTGAAGCTTCGATTCACCGCGGCCGTGCCGGCGGCTCTATGGCTGATGTCGCTCCTTTTCCTTTTAGGAACGCGTTTCATACAGCGCCTTTTATGGGGCGGTCTCTTTAAAGAAAGCCGGCCCGAAAAAAGTAAAAGAACCCTCATCGTCGGCGCCGGCGAGGCGGGAGCACTAATTGCAAAAACGTTGAGATCAACGAGAACCGGCGTCGGACTTACCCCGGTCGGTTTCGTTGACGACGACCCGGAGAAAAAAGCACTGCAACTTTGCGGGTTAAAAATACTCGGCACCAGGTTTGACATACCGGATATTGTGCGGAAGCGTCAGGTAGAAGAAGCCATTATCGCCATCCCTTCGGCAACGATAGATCAGATTAAAACCATCGACAACATCTGCCGTCAAGCCGGTGTCGGCGTAAAAGTATTGCCCAGCGTGCTGCACATAGTTCAGGGGAAACAACTGCTTGAGCAGGTACACGAACTGCAAATGGAAGACTTGTTGCACCGGAACGAAGTGGATATTAATCTCGAACAAGTCAGCGCCTACCTGAAGGACCAGGTTATCATGGTTACGGGTGCGGGCGGCTCCATCGGCGCGGAACTCTGCCGCCAAATATGCGCCTTTCAGCCGCGCCGGCTGCTCCTCTTGGGGCGGGGTGAAAACAGCATTTATGAAATCAGCCTGGATTTGTCGCGAAAATGGCCTCGGGTAGAACACGTACCTTTGATTGCGGACGTGCGGGACCGGGAAAAGCTGTTCGCCGTTTTCGCGCGGTACCGCCCCGCAGTGGTTTTTCACGCGGCCGCCCACAAGCATGTTCCTTTAATGGAGCTTCAACCGGAAGAAGCTTTTAAGAACAATGTTTTCGGCACCTTGAATACCGCTGAAGCGGCTTACCGTCATAAAACCGAAAGGTTTATACTCATTTCGACCGACAAGGCCGTGAACCCGAGCAGCGTAATGGGCCTGACGAAGCTGCTCGCGGAAATGATAATCCGTTATTACGCCCGCTTCAGTAAAAAGACGTTTGCGGCAGTAAGGTTCGGTAACGTATTGGGCAGCAGGGGCAGCGTAGTCCAGTTGTTCCGGAGACAGATCGCGATGGGAGGCCCTGTGACGGTTACCCACCCCGAAATGCGCCGGTTTTTCATGACGGTCAGGGAAGCTGTACGCTTGGTTATTCAGGCTGGAGCCCTTGCCAAGGGTGGCGAAGTATTTATTTTAGACATGGGCGATCCGGTAAAAATATTAGATCTGGCCCACGATATGATCCGGCTCAAAGGTCTTTGCCCGGGCAAAGACATCGAGATTAAATTCACATGCATGAGGCCGGGTGAAAAGCTTTGCGAACAACTGCTCTCCGAGAAGGAAAAAACCGTTCCTTCAAACCACCGAAAAATACATGTCGTAGCAAACGGCGCCTTTGATCAAGCGTTGGTAAACCTGATTTTTACCTATCAGGAACCTTTAACAGCGGAAAAAACTGCCGTTTTGGTGGATCTGGCAAGGGCCAAATTTAATTTGCCTAAAAACGACGTATGTCTGGGGTTGAATGAGTAA
- a CDS encoding endo alpha-1,4 polygalactosaminidase, which yields MLKNRPGLKNTAVRNIIIMLAVLVMLVIISVVKLTAFGLNRVTGDRSVSTAQQIEYLKRFDLAIVEPYTLSDIQLKKLQAADVLVVAYVPTTSIDQQWTPFTGLRESDYLLINRQKVANTNDNPPDWIMDPRSTHYRQIITDYAKGIYARGFDGVFLDTLAEATDYSNNREVLDATVQLVREIRNNDPAKLIVQNGGWWKNAPLNLIDYTAPLIDFLMWEHYPYEKTTGDPWINAKRNHIVDLSERYNFTVLTARFISWNDYAAVQTYYDGARAYGFVPYAPWTSGAPIYNTVNTYYLPPRNNAQIPPLPTSLSATVRRPADNIKSFVIHWGIGHYN from the coding sequence ATGCTCAAAAACAGGCCCGGACTTAAAAATACGGCGGTCAGAAATATCATTATTATGTTGGCTGTTCTGGTCATGTTGGTCATTATTTCTGTTGTCAAGCTGACCGCCTTCGGGTTAAACAGGGTAACGGGTGACCGGAGCGTTTCAACGGCACAGCAGATAGAATACTTAAAAAGATTTGATCTGGCCATTGTTGAGCCTTATACGCTTAGTGACATCCAATTGAAAAAGTTGCAAGCAGCCGATGTCCTGGTAGTCGCCTACGTTCCTACTACTTCTATCGACCAACAGTGGACGCCTTTTACGGGCCTTCGGGAATCCGATTACCTCTTAATAAATAGACAAAAGGTAGCCAACACCAACGACAACCCGCCCGACTGGATAATGGACCCCCGCAGTACCCATTACCGGCAGATTATCACCGACTACGCCAAGGGTATTTACGCCCGCGGGTTTGACGGTGTCTTTTTAGACACCTTAGCCGAAGCCACCGATTATTCCAACAACAGGGAGGTACTCGATGCCACCGTCCAGCTCGTCAGAGAAATCCGGAACAACGATCCGGCGAAGTTAATCGTTCAGAACGGCGGTTGGTGGAAAAACGCCCCGCTTAATCTAATTGATTACACTGCGCCCTTAATTGATTTTTTAATGTGGGAACATTATCCTTACGAAAAGACGACCGGGGATCCCTGGATCAACGCGAAGCGTAACCATATCGTTGATTTAAGCGAGCGGTATAACTTCACGGTGCTTACCGCCAGGTTCATTTCCTGGAACGACTACGCCGCGGTTCAGACGTACTACGACGGCGCCCGGGCATACGGATTCGTCCCTTACGCCCCTTGGACTTCCGGTGCGCCGATCTACAACACGGTAAACACCTATTACCTCCCGCCCCGAAATAATGCTCAAATCCCGCCCCTGCCGACATCCTTATCTGCTACTGTGAGACGACCGGCCGATAACATAAAAAGCTTTGTTATTCACTGGGGGATCGGACACTACAACTAA
- a CDS encoding glycosyltransferase family 4 protein — MNRFKVLQIGCGSEYGGGSTYLLTLMRAIRNQGSEAHFAGTPGLTLAAVKDSGYTVFPVPAMRREIRPWNELGALLQLIRIIRAGRYDLVHTHTSKGGFLGRLAARITGVPAVHTVHGFAFHNESSRLAKLFYTRLEKTAARWADLLISVNNEDRLEAVNSGIVGPDRVITIHNGIDTSPFDRPFDRLKKRRELGVGEEELLVGTVARLAPQKAPMDFVAAALYLLARRPGMRFIMVGDGPLRDRAELLIRQSRQADRIMVCGHRTDVPELLAAMDVFVLTSLWEGLPISILEAMAMAKPVVATDIKGSREVVQHGETGYLVPPKDPAAVGEAVLKMADRTEAVKVMGEKGRRLVEEVFNARRMTAETINAYIQLLNR, encoded by the coding sequence ATGAACCGTTTTAAGGTCCTTCAAATCGGTTGCGGGTCCGAATATGGCGGCGGCTCCACGTATCTGCTGACCCTCATGCGAGCCATCCGGAATCAAGGAAGTGAAGCGCATTTTGCGGGAACTCCGGGGTTAACCCTTGCCGCCGTGAAAGATTCCGGTTACACCGTTTTTCCTGTACCCGCCATGCGGCGGGAGATAAGGCCATGGAACGAACTCGGAGCCCTGCTTCAGTTGATCCGGATAATACGCGCGGGCCGTTACGATCTTGTGCACACCCATACTTCAAAGGGGGGCTTCCTTGGCCGCCTGGCCGCAAGAATAACAGGCGTACCGGCGGTGCACACAGTGCACGGTTTTGCTTTTCATAATGAGAGTTCCCGCCTGGCGAAATTGTTTTACACCCGCCTCGAAAAAACGGCAGCCCGGTGGGCTGACCTGCTGATTTCCGTCAATAACGAGGACCGGTTAGAGGCTGTCAATTCCGGTATCGTTGGCCCTGACAGAGTTATCACAATTCACAACGGCATTGACACCTCCCCTTTCGACCGGCCTTTTGACCGTCTCAAAAAGCGCAGAGAGTTAGGGGTTGGGGAAGAGGAACTTCTGGTGGGAACGGTCGCCAGGCTTGCCCCCCAAAAAGCGCCGATGGATTTTGTGGCTGCCGCTCTCTACCTTCTAGCCCGCAGACCGGGTATGAGATTTATCATGGTCGGGGACGGCCCCCTTAGAGATCGGGCGGAACTGTTGATCCGACAATCCCGGCAGGCGGATCGGATCATGGTTTGCGGGCACCGTACCGACGTACCGGAACTTCTGGCCGCGATGGATGTTTTCGTTCTTACTTCTTTATGGGAAGGGTTGCCCATTTCCATACTGGAAGCCATGGCGATGGCTAAACCTGTCGTTGCCACGGATATTAAGGGCTCGAGGGAGGTCGTTCAACACGGCGAGACAGGATACCTTGTACCTCCCAAAGACCCAGCCGCCGTGGGCGAAGCCGTTTTAAAGATGGCAGATAGAACAGAAGCGGTAAAAGTTATGGGGGAAAAAGGGCGGCGCCTGGTTGAGGAGGTTTTTAACGCCCGGAGGATGACGGCAGAGACCATTAATGCTTATATACAACTACTTAATCGTTAG
- a CDS encoding sugar transferase, with translation MKRLVDLLCAFVGLIVLFPVIILVSLVVLIDSGRPILFIQERIGLHGRLFNCYKFRTMKTGAAMLFNDDGSTLVSKYDPRVTRVGRLLRRFHIDELPQLWNIILGQMSLVGPRPDLPHFWGVYDSAQRRRFTVKPGMTGLAQINQRNAPTVDERVSYDLEYVTGYSLWLDLKILLKTLAVILDGSSAHDGYMNRESGSEGYRGM, from the coding sequence ATAAAACGCTTAGTAGATTTGCTCTGCGCTTTCGTCGGGCTGATTGTTCTCTTCCCAGTGATAATACTTGTTTCGCTCGTGGTCCTCATTGACTCGGGTAGGCCGATTCTTTTCATCCAGGAAAGAATCGGCTTGCACGGGCGGCTCTTTAACTGCTATAAGTTTAGAACCATGAAAACCGGTGCCGCCATGCTCTTCAACGATGACGGCTCCACATTGGTGTCTAAGTACGATCCCCGGGTGACGAGGGTAGGCCGGTTGCTGAGACGGTTTCATATTGACGAATTGCCCCAGTTGTGGAATATTATCTTGGGCCAGATGAGCCTGGTGGGCCCGCGGCCGGACCTACCCCACTTCTGGGGGGTTTACGATTCGGCGCAAAGACGGCGGTTTACGGTAAAACCCGGGATGACCGGCCTGGCCCAGATCAATCAACGTAACGCTCCGACGGTCGACGAGAGAGTCTCTTACGACCTGGAATACGTAACAGGGTATTCCCTCTGGCTTGACTTGAAAATTTTATTGAAAACTCTGGCTGTAATCTTGGACGGCTCGAGTGCGCATGATGGATATATGAACAGGGAAAGTGGTTCAGAAGGGTACCGGGGGATGTAA
- a CDS encoding HAD-IA family hydrolase codes for MYRAILFDLDDTLYPYSRFVLGGLRNAARYAAKHLGMEEKTFFCACRQEWLFQGNSGRIFDSVLASLGLPLTAVPYLVQAFRNQDKLRLYPDAKEFLDAMRGKAALGVITDGLAWVQKRKIEALDANRYFQTIVYSDDYGRDNWKPSIIPYLMAWQRLGFPTPKSVVYIGDNPYRDFTGAKRLGFYTLRLVRGQYRSVRVHEAQDAHDVFSSFREVFGKLKLSPVN; via the coding sequence ATGTACCGTGCAATCCTGTTTGACTTGGACGACACCCTTTACCCTTACAGCCGGTTTGTACTCGGCGGTCTCCGGAATGCGGCCCGTTACGCCGCCAAGCACCTCGGTATGGAAGAGAAAACGTTTTTTTGCGCCTGCCGCCAGGAATGGCTGTTTCAGGGAAACTCGGGCAGGATCTTCGACAGTGTTCTGGCTTCCCTTGGACTGCCTCTTACCGCAGTTCCCTATCTTGTACAGGCTTTTCGCAACCAGGATAAACTCCGGCTTTACCCGGACGCAAAAGAGTTTCTGGACGCAATGCGGGGGAAAGCCGCATTGGGTGTGATTACCGACGGGCTTGCCTGGGTGCAGAAGCGTAAAATCGAAGCCTTGGACGCAAACCGTTACTTCCAAACCATAGTTTATTCGGATGATTACGGCAGGGACAACTGGAAGCCGAGTATTATTCCCTACCTTATGGCGTGGCAAAGGTTGGGTTTCCCCACTCCCAAATCGGTGGTTTATATAGGCGACAACCCATACCGGGATTTTACGGGAGCCAAAAGACTCGGTTTTTATACCCTGCGCCTGGTCCGCGGGCAGTACCGCAGCGTCCGGGTGCACGAAGCACAGGATGCCCACGATGTGTTTAGTTCCTTCAGGGAGGTCTTCGGGAAATTAAAGCTGTCTCCCGTTAATTAA
- a CDS encoding DegT/DnrJ/EryC1/StrS family aminotransferase, protein MLKSEDYLPYAKPFIGEEELLEVIDTLNSGWLSRGPKCALFEERFASFVGSKFAVAVNSCTAGMFLALKAMEIGPGDEVITSPLTFAATANVVVHTGAVPVFADICPKTLNIHPDEIAQKISPRTKAILPVHYAGRACEMDRILELAATHGLKVLEDAAHAVYTRYKDRMVGSIGDATAFSFYVTKNLSTGEGGMLTTDDAELAHKVRLLSLHGMDTDAWKRYTAKGSWYYRVLLPGYKFNMTDLQASLGLRQLERLADMQRIREEYARAYNEGLKGLDGIILPCADEEGRHAWHLYVVQIDEKQAGLSRQMFIEELRRKGIGTSVHFIPVHLHPYYATAYGYKEGDFPAAEGAYQKLVSLPLYPKMTRDDVGKVINAVREILPKHTGMAGKVHP, encoded by the coding sequence ATGCTCAAAAGTGAAGATTATCTGCCTTACGCGAAACCGTTTATCGGTGAGGAAGAACTGTTGGAGGTTATTGACACGTTGAATTCCGGCTGGTTGAGCCGTGGACCGAAATGCGCGCTGTTCGAAGAACGGTTCGCCTCCTTTGTCGGCAGTAAATTTGCTGTGGCGGTTAATTCCTGCACAGCGGGTATGTTTTTGGCGTTAAAAGCAATGGAAATCGGCCCCGGCGATGAGGTTATAACCTCCCCGCTGACCTTCGCGGCGACGGCCAACGTAGTCGTGCACACCGGAGCTGTACCGGTCTTCGCGGATATTTGTCCGAAAACCCTGAACATCCACCCTGATGAAATCGCGCAAAAAATTTCCCCGCGGACCAAAGCAATCTTACCCGTTCATTATGCAGGCCGGGCCTGTGAAATGGACCGCATTCTCGAACTGGCCGCAACGCATGGCTTAAAGGTTCTGGAAGACGCCGCGCACGCGGTTTACACCCGCTATAAAGACCGCATGGTCGGCAGCATAGGCGACGCAACGGCCTTCAGCTTTTACGTCACGAAGAATTTATCTACGGGCGAAGGGGGAATGCTCACCACCGACGATGCCGAATTGGCGCATAAGGTGCGGCTCTTAAGCCTTCATGGCATGGATACGGACGCCTGGAAGCGGTACACCGCCAAGGGTTCGTGGTACTACCGTGTCTTACTGCCGGGTTACAAGTTCAATATGACCGATCTGCAAGCCTCCCTCGGTCTCAGGCAGTTGGAGCGGCTCGCGGATATGCAGAGAATACGCGAGGAGTATGCCCGGGCGTATAACGAAGGCCTGAAAGGGTTGGACGGCATTATCCTGCCGTGCGCTGATGAAGAAGGGCGCCATGCCTGGCACCTTTACGTAGTCCAGATTGACGAAAAGCAAGCGGGTCTGTCCCGCCAAATGTTTATCGAAGAACTCCGGCGCAAGGGCATCGGAACCAGCGTTCATTTCATCCCGGTTCATCTTCATCCGTACTACGCAACTGCTTACGGCTACAAAGAAGGAGACTTCCCGGCGGCCGAGGGCGCCTATCAGAAGCTGGTCTCCCTACCCCTGTACCCTAAAATGACGAGAGATGATGTGGGAAAAGTCATCAACGCCGTGAGAGAGATATTGCCCAAACATACCGGGATGGCTGGGAAGGTGCATCCATGA